The following is a genomic window from Actinomadura sp. WMMB 499.
CGTTCGATGAGTTGACGCTAACTCATCGTCCAGAGGCAGTCACGACCTTGGATCAATGATCGAAACATTGGATGTCTGAGCGAAACATTGAACCTTTGAAGGAGGGGCAGGGTGGGACTGAGCGCGAGGGACCTCGCGGCGGTACTCAGACGGAAAATCCAGGATCAGGAGTTCAAGTACGGCGAAACGCTCCCATCACAGAGCGAACTGGCCAGAGAGTACGGAATCAGTGTCTCGTCAGTGAACAGATCACTGGCGGAGCTGAGACGAGAGGGACTCGTGCGTCCCGAGCAAGGAAAGGGAACCATCGTGACCTCACTGCCACGAATCATCCGAGACGCCCGAGACAGGTACACAACCCCCAAGCGCAACGAGAACCGCGGCGCCTTCGCTGCGGAGGTCTCCCGCCTCGGCATGACGCCGAGGTCGGACACGAACATCTTCCGGACTCCTCCGCCGGCCCGTGTCGCCGAGTTCCTCGGAACCCCGAGTGGAGAGGAAGTCGTCGTACGGAACCGCGAGATGTACGCCGATGACACGCTCGTGCAGATCGCACCCAGCTACATCCCCCTGGACATCGCCGGGGGGACGATGCTGGAGGACTTCGTCCAGGTTCCGGGCGGGATGGTCAGCACTATGGCCGAATTGGGGTTCGAGCAGGTCCATGCGGACGAGTTCCTGACCCCGTCCCGAACCCCCACACCCGAAGAGGCCGAGAAGTTCGACATCCGCGGCGACCAGTCCGTCTTCGAGATGTTCCACGTGGCGTACGACGCCACGGGAAGGGTCGTGGAGGTCTGTCACCACGTCGGACCGACCCATCTGTGGGAGTTCGTCTACCGAGTGCCGATGAAGTAGGACCAGCAGAAGGCCCCCTCCTCCGGGAGGGGGTCTTTTCATATACTTACAGTTAGGTGACTTCAGCTAGGGCGAAAGGTAGTGTCGATGCCGCCTTCAGAACGGCTCGGGTTCCGGGAGATTGCCTCCAAAATCCGGCAAGACATCCTAGAAGGGGCATATCCCACCGGATCCACCCTTCCACCGGAGCCTCAGCTCGCTGAAAGGTACGGGGCATCTCGAAGCCTCGTAAACCGTGCAATGCAGGCGCTCTACGCCGAGGGTATTGTGCGCCCTCAGCGAGGAAGAGGTACCGAAGTGACCTGGACTGACCCCCTCGTTCACACCCCGAAGCGGTACAGCCGGGACTTCCGAGAGCGAGACAGCGCTCTCGGGGCCCTGGACTCCCAACTGAAGACCCTCGGGGCAACACCTGTCCACAAGATCACCACCGAGCGGACCGCACCGCCGGCCGACATCGCGGCGCTGCTCCAGACGGACCAGGCGCTCGTCCGCCGGCGCCTGGTTCTTGTCAACGGATCCCCCTACCGGATGGGGGAGAGCTGGTTCCCGCTCGACATTGTCAAGGACTCGCCCCTCGAAGAGGCGAGCCCGACCCTCGTCGGGGGAGTGAAAAGCGCCCTGGCGGCGCTCGGCTACCCACAAACCACGGCCAAAGAGCGGATCACCGCGAGCCGAACCCCAACCCCGGCAGAGTTCCAGGCCCTGGACATCAGCCCGGAACGATCCGTCGCCGAGATCATGCACATCGGGTACACCGCGGACGGCAGAGTCGTCGAAGTGACTGTGACGGTGGCGCCGGCACAGACGTTGGTGGCCGAGTTTGAGTTCGACCTCGACTAAGGTCCGACACTCGGCGGCTCCTTGACTGTCGCCCCCAGCTCGGTAGAACCTTGAGACGCACGGGCGGTCGTCTGCCACGGGAAACCGTGGCACCCGGTCTCCGGCTTCAGCCGGCCGACGTGCACCCTCAGGCCACATCGAGGCTGAGGTAGCCTCGTAGCAGGCGGTTTACACGTCCTGATGGATGTGGCTAGACCTCAAAACCGCCTCCCAGGGGCCCTCCTTCACGGGAGGGCCTCTTTTCGTGTCTCAGAGCCTCTTAGAGGAAGCCGGCACTGGACTTTATAGACGCCTTCACAGCGTCTCAGGCGCTAACTGGGGCCCATCTGGGGCCCCTTGAGGCCCCTAGAACACCCTCAACTTTGCCATTCTGTGACCTGAGGTGTTTCCCCAGGTCGAAAATGGGTTTCAACCCGAAAAACAGGCCAAGATCAAGTCCTGAGATCCGTACAATCCGCGAGAGGGGAGACTACCCTCCCCCGCGCGAAGTAAGAAACGAGGGTACCCCCCCACCCTATCTGACCTGGGCTTTCATCTTTCTTACGGCTTGCTGCCTGTCTTTATCACTGTGAGTAGTGAATTTCACTCTCTGTCATCATCACTCCTCTTTGTGCTTGCTCACCTGCTGTTACTACTCACTGTGCCCTTGTCCTCTACCTAGTGTGCTCTACCTAGTGTGACCTGCTGCTATGCCCTGTCTATGCAGGTGGGACCGTATGTGTAGGGGAGTGGGTTGCGTGGGGTTGCCTCTCCAAGTCGCCCCAAAGTGGCCCCTGACCTGCGAAAACGTCCCTGCGAAGGGCCTTCCCACGGTGGGCGCCCGTGAAGGCGCCCCAAAAAACTTTTTTCGGCCTCTGACCTGCGGAAACGCCCCCTGGGAGGGTGTCAGCGAGTTGATAGTGAGTAGAGATCCTGCTTAGCTATGGAGTGTTCCACCCCGGAACGCACCGCCCCACCGGGCGGCGCGGGAAGGGCGGGGACGCCGCTTCTAGACCGACCTCCGGGCCGGTCGCCACAACTCAAGAGCTGATCACGAATCGCACGGCGCGACGCAAGTCGCGTGACTGTTCGCGAGAGTCGCTAAACCGACGCCGACCATGCCAAACCCGCCCCTAGGCGGGGGCGGTGCCGGGGAAGTTCCCGCAACGCAAGAACGCGGGCAACTTCACTTGTGACGGGGTGCCGCCATAGGCCGAGAAAGCCCAGACTGCGAGTAGATAGCGAGTTGACAAAGCCAGGCGGGACGTGATTAGCTCGGAGTTGTTCGGCCAGCAGGATCGGCCGGACGGGCGGTGAGACTCTCGCGAGTCTCTCGCTAGCGGGCAAGAACGGGCCGTATGGAACGGTGCCGCTGCCGAATCGCAAGCGAGTAGATAGCGAGTTGACACCGACCGGGAACGGAAGCTAGATTGGAAACAAGCCCGAACCGGGGACGCCGCAAGCGGCCGACTCGCTCGGACGGGAAGCTAGACCACTCTCCGCACGATGCGGGAGGGCAGTGGACCGCCCGAAACAGCGAGTTGATAGCGAGTGGATAACCCGCTAGGGTGGAAGAAGAAACAAGCCGTACGGCCCTCCGGGGCCACGCGGAACCAGGTGAGCGAGCGCTCGCCGGGCGAAACCGCCAGGTGTGAACTGGCAGGTCGCACGGTGACTAGGCAGCCGGACCTGGCGGGCGTCGAACGGACGGTCAACCCGCACGAATGCGATAGCGGGCCCCTCCGAACGGCGTGCCGTAGAACCGACTGAGTACGGTCGGGTCGAAAGCGGAATGGTAGCCCGATTAGGGAAACCGGGATATAGCAGGGCAAGAGCAAGAGCCCTGGCAGTGAGTCGGTACTGAGAACTGACGTTTGGCGCAACCCAATGCGTCGCACTGGATACAGCCCGGCGTGATCGAAAGGGAGTCGGACCGCGAGTAGCTCGACAGGGAAACGTCGGACGATCGGATGCTGGGCAGTCGGGCCTTTGGCTCGACGGGGGTTCGATTCCCCTGCCGATCACTTGGCCGGTCAATGGCCACAAATCTCAACGAGTAGATAGCGAGTAGAGACGTGAAGTTCAACCTGGATGTTTGGTCCGAGGAACTGGACCCTGAGAAGGACTTCCCCAAGGGGAAGATGCTCGACCAGCACCACACCCGAAACAACGGCATGGGTGCGGCCGACTTCCGTGACGCTAAGGGCCGTGGCACCCGTGCGGGTGTTGGTGAGGTGAAGTCGACGGCGGGGGAGCGGGTCAAGCGGAAGAAGCGCAGTTCCAAGCCCAAGGGCTTTCAGCCTGCCCGGAAGGGTGCCGTGCAGCACAAGGCTGCGCATGAGAAGCGCCTGGCGACGCTTGCCAAGCGTCACCCGGAGGTCTACGCCCGAGTTGTGCGACAGATGGAGGCCGCCAAGTGAACATCAAGGGCATCGACATGGAGAAGCTCCTGAAGGAGGCCGCGCGTATGGGTAAGACGCGCGAGGACCTGGAGAAGGCGCTCCGGCTCAACAAGAGCACCGTCGCACGACTCGCGGGCGCCTACTCGTCCGATGGTTCGGGTGACAAAGAGTAGATAGCGAGTAGATCGCGTGTGGCTTCCATGGGGCCCTTCGGGGCCCTGTGGTGGATACACGGGATTCAAGAAAGGACACAGACTTGATTTCTCTGAAGAAGTTCGACCTGCACGTGGGCGACGCCGTCGCGGACAACACGGGTGACTACGGGTTCATTGAGAGCCCGCTGTACACACACCCGGATTACGGAACCGTCGCGGACGTGGACCTCATCGGTGCCAACAACGAGTTCGACTCCGGGATCTGGCAGGTCTACCCGCAGTACCTCACGCACACGTCCTTGTGCGAGTGCGGTAACCCGTTCGCCCTCTGCCACCCGGAGGCGTGACGGCATGAAGTGGGTTACCGCCGCGATTCTGCTCGGAATCGGCATCGGCCTGACCGTTTACACGGTCCTCGGCACCTTCACCCCGGACAGTTCGCATGTGGATTATCCGCCGTGCGTGACGGAGGACTCGCCCGGTCCCTGCTACTGGGACGCGGAAATACAGGGGAACGGCGAGGGCCGTTCCTTCCTGGTCCACGCGGACGGCACCGTTCAGTACCTCTGAAAGGGGACACGTGATCACTCGATCCAAGTTCGAAGTTCTGCTCGGCCAGCTCGGGTTCATGATCAACCGGGGTGGAGCCAAGGACTCGTACGAAGAAGGGCTCATGGAGGGCCTCGCAACCGCGATCGAAGCGGTCACGGGTGCCAACCCCGTGGACGTCGTCTTCGCGACGCGTGACGCCTACCTGGACGGGTCCGAAGACGAGGCGCTCGCCGGGAAGTTGATCGCGGAACAGCTCGAACGCGGGGGCTTTCTTCTTCCTTCCTGACTAGGCCGAAACGGGCGCTCATTCCCGCCCGTCGTGCGCTGACATTGCGCACCTGACGATGGCCCGTCAGTCAATCTCTCCCGGATGGGGTCCCTATGACCGTCACCGCCATTGCCACGCCCATGTTCGACCTGGCGAACGAGATCATCCGCGACGGCGGCGCCACCTGGCACGCCTACCGGCCCGCGCCGATGGACGGGTTCATGGTGTCCGCCCCCAACCACGAGCGGCGTATCCCGCTCGCCGAGTTCAACAGCACCGAGGTCGAGATGTACATGCGTGACAAGCAGAACATCACGTACAGGTACGACGACCTCTTCTACGGCGCGTGGATCGACGGCGGGCACGTCTACCTCGACCTGTCCTACTGGGTGGCCACCCGGACGGTGGCCATTCAGTTGGGCAAGATCGCGAAGCAGCTCGCCATCTGGGACGTGCTGAACGGGGCGGAGATTCGGCTCTAACCCTCAGGAGTCGTCGGAGTGAGAAGTGGGGCACGGGCTTGGGTCCGTGCCCTGCGGCATTCCTGCGAATCCTGCCACGTCGAAAGGACTTGTAATGAGTCTCGCGTATGCCGACTACTTCACCACCGGTCCGGGCAAGCCTCTGGCCCACAAGGGGACCGGTTCCCGCTCCAAGCGGATCGAGCGTATCCGCAAGGCGATGCCGTTCGTGGACGACCTGATGTCCCTGTCCAACGAGATGGACGGTACGCCCTGGACACAGCGCCGCGGATACACGGCCGAGGACGAGATGTGGGTTCCGCTCCCCATCTCGCACAACGACCGCGAGGACGACCCGCGTGCGGACTCGAACTACTACACGGCTGCGGAGCTGCTGGAGGACGCTGCCGCGTTCGGCACCAACTTCCGCATGGACGCATGGCCGGGCGGTGTGATCCACACGCTCATGGTGCGCGCCGATGACGCCCTGGCGTTGCGTGAGGCCGAGCGGATCGTGTCGGCCCTCCAGGACTCCCCGGTCCTGGACGACGAGGATCTTTCCCGTCGCGAGTGGGAGGCCAACCACCCGGCGTTGGGTGAGTGCTACGCCGAGGACGGGTGTGAGTGCGAGTACGCCCAGCACCGTGAGATGTCCGAGGAGGACGGCGGGCACGTGGAGTGGCTGTCCCGCCAGACGTCGCACCCGGAGTACGACGGGGATGGCGACTACTACTGCGAGATTTGTAGCGACTGGTTCACGTTCACGGACGCCGAGAAGGAGTACATCGCGAACGGCGTGGGGGAGGCCCGCCTACGGGAGATCTACGCCCTGCTGGAAGGCAAGGGACAGGCACGCCTCTTCTGACGAAAGGGCCTCGAATGCGTGAATGCGCCTGCTGCGGCATCCCCGTTTACACGGGGCTCCTGCTGTGTGAGTGGTGCGAGCGGGACGACTGCTACGAACCGGACTCACTCGCCTGGCACTGCACGGGTGAATGCGGGGGTGCCTGTGACGGCACCGTGTGTGAACCGATGCCGATGGCTGCCTGAATCACCCTGTGAGCCATTGAGCCCCCGGCCTGTAACGGGTCGGGGGTTGATTAGTCCACAGGGGACTACCGAGAGGGAGACACACATGCTGGAACTGATCAACGACCGTGTCATTCCGGGTGCGCTGCGTCTGACCGAGAGCCAGGGGGATGGGTGGTGGCACCGCATCAACCTGGAGCGCCTGGACTCCAGCTCGGACACGAACTCCGTGCTGGGGCAGCTCTACGGCTCCCGTGAGAAGGGTCTGCGGCTCATGCTGCTGGACACGGAGGAGGCGGACAACTTCGGGTTCCACGTGAACGCGGAGGCGTTCGGGATGGACAACAACATGGCGGTGACGGCGCACCGGATCCTCGATCTGGGGTGGGTCAACCTGATCTCCAACCTCCAGCGGGACACGGTTCGGATCGCGGCCTAATCCCTGTCGGCATCGGGCACACGGACCCTGTTCCGTGTGCCCCATTGTCCACAGTGGGCCAGCAAAGGGAGACACACGTGATCGACATCATCGACATTCGTTCCCGCGTCTACGCAGGGGCCATGATTCTCTCGTTCACCCGGTCGGACCCGTGGTGGAACGTGATCGACCCGGACGCACTCGACCTGGACAGCATCTCGGACTGCATCCTCGGCCAGCTCTACGAAACGTTCGGGGGTGGGCTCAAGGCCCTGGACATGGATCTTTCGGAGGCTCATGACTCCGGGTTCTACGTGCCCCTCTTCGCTGTGAACAAGGATCTCGACCAGCTTGACGAGGAGTACAAGGCGCTCACCAAGGAGTGGCGGACGCTGATCACCCAACTCCGTGAGGCCGACACTGCCGAGGTCAGCTTGGCCTTCTGATCCCTGTGTTCAACATGACCCACGGCTTAGGCCGTGGGTTGTCTTGTCCACATGGGCTCAAAGAGAGGAAACAACATGTCGAAACTGACCTTTGACCAGGTGGAGCAGAAGGTGCGCGAGTTGGCGGCCGAGAACCCGGAGTTCGTCTACGAGACGGGTGGGCACACGGTGTGCCAGTACAACCCCGATGAGGAACAGCCGGGGTGCATCTTCGGGCAGGCGCTCATTGCGCTCGAACGCCCGGTTCCGGGCACGCTGGAGGCCGAGCCAATCGCCAAGGTCCTCGACGAGCTGGGCGTCGAGACGACCGAGGGCCAGAAGTGCTGGGTGAGTGCGGTCCAGTCGCGGCAGGACACCTTCTCCCCCTGGGGTGAAGCGGTGAATTACGCGGACGCGTACTTCGCCGAGTGATCCCTGCCGTCTAGTTGGGGCCCGGCTTTCCGGGCCCTTTCTTGTCCGCAGGAGACCGCAGAAAGGAAGACATGGCGCTCACGTTCACGACCGACCTGGGAAAGCGCGCGGAACGCGGGGCTGAGCTGCTCGACAAGGCGCGGCCCGGCTGGGAGAAGGAGGTCAACCTCTACAGACTGGACATGATGCGTACGGACGACTGCGTCATCGGCCAGTTGTTCGGGGACTGGGGTAACGGGCTCTTGAAACTGGGCCTGAACGGGGACGGCTCCGCCGAGCACGGCTTCAACCTCGGTGACCTGGCGGGCGATTACACCTACACCGTGCTGACGGGGATTTGGCGCCACCTGGTCCGGTCCCGCCTCAACTGACCCTGTCGTCCACATGGGCCCCGGCTACGGCCGGGGCCTGTCTAGTCCACAGGGACTTTCTTCCATCCATCACGACCCTTGGAGGATCCATGTCCAACGCCACCCGTCTCCCCGCTCTCGTCCGGTCCGACAACTACGTGGTCCAGGAGTTTGAGCGCACCGGATCGGTGCTGCGTCCGATCACGCCGAAGCAGGCCCGTCGCATCAAGCAGAAGTCGAAGCACGCCTACGCCGTGGTGGACGGCTTCACGGTGGTGCGGGACGCCGAGAAGGCGCGGAACGAGTTGCACAGGCTGATCGTCAACTCCCTCCCCGCTGAGGAGCTGGAGGACGACGGCACCGACATCTTCGACACGGGAACCCCCGACATCCAGCCGGCCGCGGGAAGCAACGTGATCCCGCTGCGGGACGAGAACTCGGCCGTCCGGCCGTGCGGTGGCGTGGCGCACTGCGTCACGAAGACCGGCAACAAAGCATCCAAGGCGCACAAGGGCTGCCAGGAGTTCGAGGTGGCCGCCTGATGGATCACATCTCCGACCCGGAGGTCTGGGTGACCCTGCGAATCACCATGCACCGTGAGATCCGGGAACTGCGACGGCTCATCCGACTCGCCGAGAAGGACGGGGATGACCCCGTGTTCCTGAAGAATCAATTGGAACTGTCGCAGCGTGCGTACGAGTACGTCTGCGCCGCCTGACCTGACCAACCGATATAGGGCCGCCCCAACCGGGGCGGCCTTTTCTATCCCCACAAGGAGACAGTTCATGTACGACGACGACGTTTACACGCGCACCCGCACCTCCGGCTCGGAGGTCCAGGTGCTCACGGTCAACAGCGACAACCAGATCACGGCCACGCCGATCGAGCACCTTTCCTTCGAGGACCTGGAGGACCTGGGTGTCCTCTGAACTGTTCAACAAGCTGACGTGGGGCGAGCTGACCCTCCTGGAAGACATGGCGACGTCAGCGGAGGAGAAGTGTTACGACGTCTACGGGGTGGTGGACCCGTTCTACGAGGACATCGGTGAGTTCTGGGACGACGTCTACGACGCGTACCTGGCCAGAAAGTACGGGGAGTCCGTTCGTTCGCAACTGATGACCTGATCTGAGTGTGATCGGTTTGGTTGAGGCCCCGTGTAAACGGGGCCTTTTCCATGCCGGGGCAGTCCGAGCAAAGGGGAACCAGTGGACAAGAGCACCCCCACCGATCAATGGATCGTGAAGGACAGGAACGACAGAGAGTTGGCGGTGGTGTACGGCGAAACGTTCGGTGAGGCCGTGGACGCCGCGATCGAGGAGACGGGGTTCATGGGCGGCTTCTACGTTCGTCGGCTTCGGGTATCCGAGATCGAGGAGCGGCAGAAGTGAGATTCAAGTTCCAGCGGAGGGTTCTGCCACTGGACTGCGCTCAATGCCGGTATTTCAACAGTCTCGGCAACAGCGGGCACATCGTGTGCAAGCGGTGCTGGAAGTTCAGCAACCACAACATCACTTGGCTTGAAGCCAAGTACTGGAAGCGCTGGCACGTCTGCGATCGAAACGACCTGAAGGGGCCCATTGGGTAATTCCGACGAGAAAAAGGTGCAGAAGGCCATCAAGTCGGAAGCCATTAGGCGAGTCCCGAAGACGGACAAGAACGCCCTCAAGAAGATCCAGGATCGGACGAAAGGGAAATGATGGTTCTGAACAACGAGGACCGCGCCGACCGAGGTGCCGAATCCGTCTACCCGTACCTGCGTGACGTGGGGGGCGACCAGTTCATCGCGCTGTCCGATCTCCTTGCGGACCTTCAGCACTTCGCCGACCGCCGGGGCGTCAACTTCGAAGCTGCGTTGGAGCGCAGCCAGAACGTCTTCGGTGAGGAGAAGGCCGAAGAGGAGATGCCGTGCGGCGTGTGGTTCACGGTCGGGGAGGCGCGGACGACGCTCGCCAAGCTCCAGGTCGCGGGGAGGGCGAACTGATGGGTAACGCGATCGTCAAGAGCTTCTTCCCCGGCAGGTTCGAGCACTGCTACCGGGGCCACCCTCTCCCGGCCGGCGCGGGACCGGTGGGTTTCCGCGTGGGGCACGACCACCAGGACGAGGACGGGGAGGGCAGCGACGACAAGCCGCTCAAGACCTGCTCCGTCCATCTGGCTGATGCGGTTCGAAAGAAGGAGAAGGAGGGGCGGGAGCTGGAGGAGGGGGACGCGTTCGAGGATGCGTGGCTCTGAGTGACTATGACGACCTCAACCCCGGTGAGGTCGAGGACTACGAATGCTGCGGCAGTGACACCTGCCCCGGTACGTGCGACTACTGCGGATTCTCCCTGTGCCCAATGGCCGATCACGTCGTCTGCTGCGACTGCTGAGAGAGGAAAGCGAATGACCGACATCACGTTCAAGGACATCGAGAACGAGGTCCGGCGTCTCGTGAACGAGAACCCGGACTACAAGTATCCCGCCCCGTACGACGGCCTGTGCACCTACAACGCCGTCGAGTCCGAGGGAGAGGACGGGACGGAAGCGAAGCCCGCCTGCCTCTTCGGGCAGGCGTTCACCAACCTCGGCTCGCCCATCCCCGACAAGCACGAGGGCCAGTTCATCCAGACCGTCCTGGGGGTGCTGGGGATCAACTCGACGCGCGCCGAGCGGTGCTGGGCCGGAGCGGTGCAGGACAAGCAGGACAATTCGCGGCGGTGGCGTGAGGCCGTGGCGTTCGCGGATCGGATTTACCCGATCTCGTAGCGATCGGGCGCATTCAGTGGGGGGCGGCTTCGGCCGCCCCTTTGCTGTGTCCGCCCGGATTATAGAAGAAAGGATTTATCCACATGGGTGAGAAGCGAGTCCCGCCTCAGATCGATGAGGCCGCATTCGTCAACCCCTTCGGTTTCATGGCCGAGGAGCTGGCCCCCTACACCGAGGGCGCCAAGGTCGGCGTGATGGTGACGCTGATGTCCGCGTTCTCCGGTTATATCGGGCCCGAGGTGCGAGTTCAGACGGGCCGCGGAACGTCCCCGTTGTCCGCCTGGTTCGTTCTGGTCGGTGTCTCCGGCAGGGGCCGGAAGGGTGCCACGGCCCGGATTGCCATGCCTGTCATCAAGGGCGCCTTCAAGGCTTGGGGTGACGAGCACATCGTGCACGGTATCCCTGCGACGGGCCTCGGCATGATGACCGAGCTGTCCGAGCACAAGGACAACCCTGTCTTTGTCCTCGAAGAGGAGATGGACACCTTCATCAACAACGCCAAGCGCGATGTGAAGGTGGGCGTCTACCTGCGCAAGGGGTGGGATGGGGAGACCCTGGCCCACAAGACGGCCAAGGCCGACTTCAAGATTGAGAACCCGCACCTGGGCTTCGTGGGGCACGTCCAGCCGAAGAACTGGGGTGCGATCACGGGGAGCAAGGACGCGACTGGCGGCACCTTCAACAGGTTCCTCGCGGTCTTCGTCGAGCAGTCGGGGGTCGTGCCCGTCTTCGGTGGACCGGATCCGGGCCCTGTGATCGAGGTGGTGGCGAGGGAGCTGCTGGGCATCGGCCTGTGGGCCCGTGAGACGCGGCCAGTGGTGAAGGTGCCGGCTGACGTAGCGGAGGTGTTCGAGAAGGTTCACCGGCCGGTGTGCGAGGGCCTCACCGAGGACAACGAGGTCTTGAGCGAGATGGCGGAACGCGCCCTCGCGTATCTGATCCGGATCAGTGCTCTGTACGCGTTGGCGGACAAGCGCGACGAGGTCACGGTCGAGGATCTGGACAGTGCCCTGGCGCTGATCAAGTACTCAGTGGATTCGGTTCGGTTCGTTCTGCCGGAGACGGGTGGCGAGTCGCTGTCTCAGAAGATTCTGAAGGCCCTGGACGAGAACCGGGATCCGTCCACGCTGGAGCCCCTCCCGATGTCCATGACGGAGATCTGGGATGTGGTCGGTCGGAACATCAAGGTCAAGTACATCAGGGAGGCACTCAAGCAGCTCCCGCAGGTCGAGGCATTCCAGGGTCCGTCATCGGGTGGACGTCCACCGACGTTCCTGCGCCTGGTCGAGGACGATCTCGACATTGAGATCCGGAAGGCGGAGGAGATCGCGGCGGAAGACGACCTGGACCGGGAGATTGCCAAGGCTGCGGCCGAGAAGGAGGCGGCCGACGAAGACGGCCCGGAGGAGCTGGCGGCTTGATCGAGATGAAGTGTGAACACTGCGGGGCCGAGCTGGAGTGGAAGGGGCGAGGCAGGAAGCCGAAGCGGTGCAAGCCGTGCGGTCGAGAATCCAACCGGAAGAAGACGGCCAAAACCATTACGAGGGGTCGTCTCCACAAGAAAGGGGAGGCGACCACCCGATTCGGTGAGCTGTGGCTTCTCAAGGACGTCTTCGGCAACCCCTACGCCGTGCGACGTGAAGCCCGCTACGTGTGGGGCGCAACAGGTCCGAACGACGAGCAGGTCAACGGCCGATCAGGCGTGTTCCACAAGATCGGCTCGGAGGGTCTCCCGAATGAAGGGCACTCGGTTCCGACCACGAACGAGTACGCCGATCTCCGCTGGATAATCTCTGAGAATCATCGGCTGGCCCAGGAGTCGGCCGAGGCCGACGAATGGCTGAACGGCATCCCGTGCAACTGCAAGGCAGCACGGCTCTACGAAAACGTGTTCCTCGCGAAACACGAGAAGGGGTGCACGTACAAGCCGGGTCACACCTACTGGTGGAAGTTCGAGGCGCACGCCCACGGGCTGTTTACACGGGACGTCACCGAGTCCGCGGTAGTCCACGCCGAATCCCTCGAAGACGACCCGGACGAGACCAGCGTGAAAGACCGGTGCACCTGGTGCGGAGACCGCCGGCCGCTGGTTCTCGCACACGAGTTCTGT
Proteins encoded in this region:
- a CDS encoding GntR family transcriptional regulator; translation: MGLSARDLAAVLRRKIQDQEFKYGETLPSQSELAREYGISVSSVNRSLAELRREGLVRPEQGKGTIVTSLPRIIRDARDRYTTPKRNENRGAFAAEVSRLGMTPRSDTNIFRTPPPARVAEFLGTPSGEEVVVRNREMYADDTLVQIAPSYIPLDIAGGTMLEDFVQVPGGMVSTMAELGFEQVHADEFLTPSRTPTPEEAEKFDIRGDQSVFEMFHVAYDATGRVVEVCHHVGPTHLWEFVYRVPMK
- a CDS encoding DUF3987 domain-containing protein: MGEKRVPPQIDEAAFVNPFGFMAEELAPYTEGAKVGVMVTLMSAFSGYIGPEVRVQTGRGTSPLSAWFVLVGVSGRGRKGATARIAMPVIKGAFKAWGDEHIVHGIPATGLGMMTELSEHKDNPVFVLEEEMDTFINNAKRDVKVGVYLRKGWDGETLAHKTAKADFKIENPHLGFVGHVQPKNWGAITGSKDATGGTFNRFLAVFVEQSGVVPVFGGPDPGPVIEVVARELLGIGLWARETRPVVKVPADVAEVFEKVHRPVCEGLTEDNEVLSEMAERALAYLIRISALYALADKRDEVTVEDLDSALALIKYSVDSVRFVLPETGGESLSQKILKALDENRDPSTLEPLPMSMTEIWDVVGRNIKVKYIREALKQLPQVEAFQGPSSGGRPPTFLRLVEDDLDIEIRKAEEIAAEDDLDREIAKAAAEKEAADEDGPEELAA
- a CDS encoding UTRA domain-containing protein, with translation MTWTDPLVHTPKRYSRDFRERDSALGALDSQLKTLGATPVHKITTERTAPPADIAALLQTDQALVRRRLVLVNGSPYRMGESWFPLDIVKDSPLEEASPTLVGGVKSALAALGYPQTTAKERITASRTPTPAEFQALDISPERSVAEIMHIGYTADGRVVEVTVTVAPAQTLVAEFEFDLD